A genome region from Apium graveolens cultivar Ventura unplaced genomic scaffold, ASM990537v1 ctg4305, whole genome shotgun sequence includes the following:
- the LOC141701704 gene encoding uncharacterized protein LOC141701704: MKRQRNETAWLDHESKTSIPETLSRWFIEDDATTLFTRAIFYKVQEEIICSCLDMQIKRMSEEIEGVTHMEIRDVKVKDKLFKVFVSRDHDVCSCKKFVMCGIVCRHAFYGLKQIGVTKYLLRLALNRWMKVDNYGTMSISVSVENYYTKMEHVSLKLTHIWYDFCQAVNKAGMVFEKLDYVDQTIKQLNSYLDDQGDCEFAMLNLLREITWLLWLENNLRKKLLFSYQMSARTKATIFRD, translated from the exons ATGAAAAGGCAAAGGAACGAAACTGCATGGCTTGATCATGAGTCAAAAACAAGTATTCCTGAGACTTTATCTAGATGGTTTATTGAAGATGATGCAACAACTTTATTCACCCGTGCTATATTTTATAAAGTtcaagaagaaataatttgttctTGTTTGGACATGCAAATAAAGCGAATGAGTGAGGAAATTGAAGGGGTTACGCATATGGAAATCAGGGATGTCAAAGTTAAAGATAAACTATTCAAG GTGTTTGTTAGTAGAGATCATGATGTGTGTTCTTGCAAAAAATTTGTAATGTGTGGAATAGTTTGTAGACATGCATTTTATGGTTTGAAGCAAATTGGAGTCACAAAATATCTCTTGAGGCTTGCTCTTAATCGTTGGATGAAAGTTGATAATTATGGGACTATGTCTATTTCTGTTTCAGTAGAAAATTATTATACCAAGATGGAACATGTGTCTTTGAAATTGACTCATATTTGGTATGATTTTTGCCAAGCTGTTAATAAGGCTGGAATGGTTTTTGAAAAGCTCGATTATGTGGACCAGACTATAAAACAGTTGAATAGTTACTTGGATGATCAAGGGGATTGCGAATTTGCGATGTTGAATTTACTAAGAGAGATCACATGGCTGCTATGGTTGGAGAACAACCTACGGAAGAAATTACTGTTCTCATACCAAATGTCTGCAAGAACAAAGGCAACTATTTTCAGAGACTAA